The following are encoded together in the Planctobacterium marinum genome:
- a CDS encoding DUF3379 family protein — protein sequence MTSTSDLEQIKQAIAADPFSEDEAIMHAIAQDETLKVYRNEMQALEEAIQKASNVAVPEGLAAKLSAIPEQELNVAEEANSSIQASDKVVTLPNRRNHYIQLAMAASIAFAVGLSFTFFGQSPDIRTGADLAMAHMYHEQEYTQRVSRDVSLDEINTKLATFGGEMLQTIGKITYANFCFFENQKSLHMVMQTEQGNITLFVTPEDFEKQIDSHFQDSAFEGKSWKAQKADVTIIGEKGKLNEELESRLKNAMRFSA from the coding sequence ATGACATCCACATCGGATTTAGAACAAATTAAACAAGCGATTGCTGCCGACCCCTTCAGTGAGGATGAGGCCATTATGCATGCGATAGCGCAAGATGAGACGCTAAAAGTTTATCGCAACGAAATGCAGGCACTAGAAGAGGCCATACAAAAAGCGAGTAATGTTGCTGTACCAGAGGGCTTAGCAGCAAAGCTATCGGCAATACCTGAGCAGGAATTAAACGTTGCAGAAGAGGCTAATTCATCGATACAGGCAAGCGACAAGGTAGTTACTCTGCCCAATCGACGCAACCATTACATTCAGTTAGCTATGGCAGCAAGCATCGCGTTTGCAGTTGGTTTGAGTTTTACCTTTTTCGGTCAATCACCAGACATCCGCACCGGCGCGGATCTGGCAATGGCCCATATGTACCATGAACAAGAATATACACAACGAGTATCTCGAGATGTATCTCTTGATGAGATAAATACCAAGCTGGCAACATTTGGCGGAGAGATGCTGCAAACAATTGGAAAAATAACCTACGCTAACTTTTGTTTTTTTGAAAATCAGAAAAGCCTGCACATGGTAATGCAAACTGAGCAAGGCAACATTACCTTGTTTGTCACCCCTGAAGATTTTGAGAAACAAATCGACAGCCACTTCCAGGATAGTGCCTTTGAAGGCAAAAGTTGGAAGGCGCAAAAAGCCGATGTCACTATCATTGGTGAAAAAGGCAAGCTGAATGAAGAACTGGAATCCAGGCTGAAAAACGCCATGCGGTTTTCGGCTTAA
- a CDS encoding sigma-70 family RNA polymerase sigma factor, with the protein MNTQEKQRKYEKLVKDLHSDVYRYAYWLIKDKAIAEDVVQETFLRAWKSLDSLKDDKAAKAWLITILRRENARRFERKQFDLVDMDDVSLADEGPHHDTQLEHDELHGLMANLSDEYREPLMLQVIFGFNGEEIAQELQLNKNTVMTRLFRARNQLKDALEKGEK; encoded by the coding sequence ATGAATACTCAGGAAAAGCAAAGAAAGTATGAAAAGCTGGTGAAGGACCTGCATAGCGACGTTTATCGTTACGCTTATTGGCTGATAAAAGACAAAGCCATAGCAGAGGACGTTGTTCAGGAAACCTTTTTAAGAGCCTGGAAATCACTTGATTCACTCAAGGATGACAAAGCCGCCAAAGCATGGCTTATCACTATCTTACGGCGAGAAAATGCACGCCGATTTGAACGAAAACAATTCGACCTGGTGGATATGGATGACGTTTCCTTGGCTGATGAAGGCCCTCATCATGATACTCAGTTAGAACATGATGAGTTACACGGATTGATGGCGAACCTGAGTGATGAGTACCGAGAGCCATTGATGTTACAGGTAATATTCGGCTTCAATGGCGAAGAAATTGCACAAGAGTTGCAACTTAATAAAAACACAGTAATGACCAGATTGTTTAGGGCCCGAAATCAATTGAAAGATGCCCTTGAAAAAGGCGAGAAGTGA